Below is a window of Janthinobacterium lividum DNA.
CAGGGTGCGGTAGGCGTTCGTTTCCAGGTAGTCCGCCAGCAAGCTGCGGATATCGCGGTCATCGTCGACGATGAGAATTGTAGAAGTGGGTTCCATGGTACGAATTATCCCCACTTCCCCCACCCTTGCACAGCGCATTTGTATCGTCTTGTATATAGGGGACCCGAAGAAACATATAGATACAAACTGTCTGGCAGCGGACACTTCGGGGAAACATGGCGCGTCCAACATGGATTCATGTGCAGCAACATGTACATCCCTCACTTTTACAAAGGAATCCAGATGAACGCCTCAATGACAACCTTGCGCAAGAACTTGATCATCGCCATGAGCGTACTCGGCATGGGTGCGGCATCGCTGACCGTCCAAGCACAGGAAGCGGCTGCCAGCGCGCCTGCCGCCAGCACCCAGATGCAACATGAAGGCCAGCGCGGCCAGCATCGCGGCGGCAATCCCGCCGAACGCATGGCCAAATACCAGGCCCGCCTGCATGACAAGCTGAAGCTGACGGCGGCGCAAGAACCGGCCTGGGCCACCTTCACGGCCGCCAATGCGCCGAAAAAGCCGATGGGCGACTGGAAAGCCAAGCGCGAAGCGATGGCCAAGCTGTCGGCACCGGAACGCATGGAACAATGGATCGCCATGTCGAAGGAACGCATCGCCAGCCAGGAAAGCCGTTTGGCCTCGCTGAAAACCTTTTATGCCGTGCTGACGCCGGAGCAAAAGAAGGTGTTTGACGACAGCGTGCCTGGCGGCAAGCACGGCGGCCATCGCGGTGGCCACCATGGCATGCAGGAGCATCCCAAAGCCGGCTAAAGTTTAGCGGACGCAAGAATGGAAAAAGCCTGCAATGCAGGCTTTTTCTTATTGGAGAGACAAGTAAGCGCCTACTTTCCGTCAAGCTTGCGCAGAGAGGTCAGGAAAGTTGATGCATTCTGGAAGCCGATCACGCGCGACTGGGCGATTTCCTGTCCTTGCGGGTTGAACATGATGATGCCCGGCGGGCCGAACAGCTGAAAACGTTTCAGCATGGCCTTGTCGTCCGCGTCATTGGCCGTCACGTCCACTTGCAGCAGCACGGCTTGCCCCATCTTCTCGCGCACGGCGGGATCGACAAAGGTCAGTTTTTCCATCTCGATGCAGGACACGCACCAGTCCGCATAAAAGTCCAGCAGGGCCGGCTTGCCATTGAGCTGTGCCAGCGCCGCATCGAGCTGCGCCACGGTCTTTACGCGCGTAAACGGTTGCGCATGCACCTGGCCACCGCCCAGATGCGCCAACGGCGCCAGCGGGTCGCGGCCACCGCTGGCCACGCCGACCAGTTGCATCGCGCCCAGTACGGCAAACACGAGGCCGAAGGCCTTGGCAATCCAGGCGTTCTTCGCGCCGCTCTTGCCCACCAGCAGATACATGCCGTAACCGACGAACAGCACCGTCCAGCCCAGCATCTGCACGGCACCCGACAGCACGGGCGAGACCAGCCACCAGGCCACGCCTAGCTGCAGCACGCCAAAGAAGCGCTTGACGGCATCCATCCAGGCGCCGGCGCGCGGCAGCAAGGTGCCGGCCGACACACCCACCAACAGCAACGGCACGCTCATGCCCACCGCCATGGCGAACAGGGCGCTGCCGCCGATGACGACGTCGCGCGTCTGGCTGATGTACAGCAAGGCGCCGGCCAGCGGCGCGGCCACGCATGGCCCCACGATCAGGGCGGAAATGGCGCCCATGACGAACACGCCCGCCAGGCGGCCCGACGATTGCTGGTTCGACACGGACGTCAATTTTCCTTGCAGGAAAGCCGGCACTTGCAGCTCATACAAGCCGAACATCGACAGCGCCAGGCCCGCCATCAGCAAGGCAAAGAAACCCAGCACCCACGGGTTTTGCAGTTGGGCCGCCAGGCCTTCGCCCGCCAAGCCGGCCGCCACGCCCAGCGCCGTATAGACGATGGCCATGCCCAGTGCATACGTCAGCGACAGCAGCAAGCCACGCGAACGGCTGACCTTGGCGCCATCGCCGATGATGATCGACGACAAAATCGGCACCATCGGCAGCACGCATGGCGTAAATGCGAGGCCCAGGCCCAGCAGCATGAACAGCGGCACGATGACGAGCAGCTTGCCACCCTTCAGGGCCGCTTCGATCTTGCCCATCTCGCTTTGCGCGGGCGCGGCACTGACGGCCACGGGCGCCACCGCTACCGGCTCGGGCGTGCTGGTGATATCGGCCTGGGGAATGCTCAGCACGGACACGCCAGGCGACGCTTGCGCCTGGGGGCCGTTGACGGCCGCCGTGTCGACTGCCGGCGCACCTGGCAAGGCGAATTTCGACGGCAGGCCGGCGCCGGGCGCCTTGCTCTGGCCGCCGCCACCGCCCACCAGCTGGGCTGTCGCATCCTGCGGCGCATAGCACAAGCCCTTGTCGGAGCAGCCCTGTCCTGTCGCCTTCAGGGTAAAGACGCCGGACGCTTCCACGGGAATCGTGATAGTCAGCGTCTTGCGGAAAGTTTCCACGTTCTTCTGGAAGGTCTCGTCAAACTTGACCTTGCCGGCCGGATACACGGGCGTGCCCAGCTTGGCGCCGACAGCCTCGAACTTGAAGCGCTCATGGTACATATAGTAGCCATCGGCAATCACATAGGTGACGGCGACGGTGGACGGGTCCTGCATGCGGGCGGAAAACTTGAAGGCCAGTTCGGGATCGAGGAATTCATCGTCGGCGTGGGCCTGGCCGGCGCCAAAGATGGCCATGGTCAGCAGCAAACAGGTGGCAAACCAGATCAGCAGTTGATGTAGTGGGGCGGCGCGCGTGGTGGCGCTGGAAGGGAAACGGGACATGAACGACCTTTTTCTGCGGCATCAGCTGTGCCATTCGACAAGAGTCGCGCGGAGCAGGCAGCGCTTGTGCCGGGCCGGCGCGAAAGAAGAATAGTACACCGCTGAAAGGATAGCTGCAGCAGAAAACAAAAAAGCCAGGCTAGGCCTGGCTTTCATTGAAGCAATTACTGGGATTACTCGCCAGCAACTTCAACTGCTTCGGTCGTATCTGGACGATCCATCAGTTCAACGAACGCCATAGGAGCGTTATCGCCGACGCGGAAACCCATTTTCAGGATACGCACATAGCCACCGTTACGGTTGGCGTAACGTGGGCCCAGTTCAGCGAACAGTTTCAAGACCATTTCACGATCGCGCAGGCGGTTGAAGGCCAGGCGTTTGTTTGCCAGGCAGTCAGTTTTGCCCAGGGTCAGAATTGGCTCGACAACGCGGCGCAGTTCTTTTGCTTTTGGCAGGGTGGTTTTGATCGCTTCGTGACGCAGCAGCGATACTGTCATGTTGCGCAGCATTGCCAGACGGTGGGACGAGGTACGATTCAGTTTACGGAGGCCGTGACCGTGACGCATGATAAATCCTTTCGGTGAGTGTTTAAATTCCAGCTCTTCGATCGATGAAGCTAGTGCAACATCGCGGGCCGGTTTGTTACTTCAAAAATAAAAGCCTGGGACACCTGTCCCAGGCAGTTTGCTACAACTACGAATTACTTTTCCAGGCCTGCAGGTGGCCAGTTTTCCAGCTTCATGCCCAAGGTCAAGCCGCGCGATGCCAGCACTTCCTTGATTTCGTTCAGGGACTTGCGGCCCAGGTTTGGCGTTTTCAGCAGTTCGTTTTCCGAACGTTGGATCAGGTCGCCGATGTAGTAGATGTTTTCCGCTTTCAGGCAGTTCGCCGAACGCACGGTCAACTCCAGATCGTCGACTGGACGCAACAGGATAGGATCGACCAGCGGAGCGCGCGATGGCGCTTCGGCGGCGGCTTCCGTGCCTTCCAGGGCAGCGAACACATTCAACTGGTCCACCAGAACGCGGGCCGACTGGCGGATCGCTTCTTCCGGCGAGATCACGCCGTTGGTTTCGATGTTGATGATCAGCTTGTCCAGGTCGGTACGCTGTTCGACGCGTGCCGATTCAACGAAGTACGATACACGGCGCACTGGCGAGAACGACGCATCCAGGATGATGCGGCCGATGGTCTTGTTCGTGTCTTCCGACAGGCGACGCACGTTACCAGGAACGTAGCCGCGGCCTTTTTCAACCTTGATCTGCATGTCCAGCTTGCCACCAGCGGTCAGGTGGGCGATCACGTGGTCAGGGTTGATCAGTTCGACGTCATGCGGCAGGTCGATGTCGGAGGCCAGGATCGCGCCTTCGCCTTCTTTTTTCAGGGTCAGAGTTACCGAATCGCGGTTGTGGACTTTGAAAACCACACCCTTCAAGTTCAGCAACAGATCGACGACGTCTTCTTGCACGCCATCGAGGGAGGAATATTCGTGGACGACGCCAGCGATCGTCACTTCGGTCGGCGCGTAGCCTACCATCGACGACAGCAGAACGCGGCGCAACGCGTTACCCAATGTGTGGCCATAGCCGCGCTCGAACGGTTCCATCACGACCTTGGCGTGACCTGCACCGAGAGCTTCAACATCGATAATACGTGGCTTCAACAAACTGTTTTGCATGAAATGTCCTTTTCAATACCCTCGGCTCATTACACCGATAAGGCTGATGGCATTAGTAAAACGCCCACTCGATCGAGTGGGCGGAGGTAGTGCTAACTGCTATTAACGCGAGTACAGCTCGACGATCAGCGATTCGTTGACGTCGTTAGCGATTTCGTTACGCTCTGGCAGGGACTTGAAGGTACCTTCCATTTTCTTGGCATCAACCGAAACCCAGCTAGGCATGCCAACTTGTTCAGCCAGCGACAGTGCTTCAACGATACGCACTTGCTTTTTCGATTTTTCACGAACAGCAACGATGTCGCCAACTTTGACCGCGTACGAAGCGATGTTCACAACGATACCGTTCACGGTGAACGCTTTGTGGCTGACCAATTGACGCGCTTCAGCGCGGGTCGAGCCAAAGCCCATGCGGTAGCAAACGTTGTCCAGACGCGTTTCCAGCAACTTCAACAGCGTTTCGCCGGTGTTGCCTTTACGACGGTCTGCTTCAGCGAAGTAGCGGCGGAATTGACGTTCCAGCACGCCGTACATACGTTTTACTTTTTGCTTTTCGCGCAGTTGGTTACCGTAGTCCGAGGTGCGGGCGCCGGATTTAACACCGTGCTGGCCTGGTTTGACGTCCAGTTTGCACTTGCTGTCCAGCGAGCGACGTGCGCTCTTCAGGAACAGGTCAGTACCTTCACGGCGGGAGAGTTTTGCTTTAGGTCCGATA
It encodes the following:
- a CDS encoding Spy/CpxP family protein refolding chaperone — translated: MNASMTTLRKNLIIAMSVLGMGAASLTVQAQEAAASAPAASTQMQHEGQRGQHRGGNPAERMAKYQARLHDKLKLTAAQEPAWATFTAANAPKKPMGDWKAKREAMAKLSAPERMEQWIAMSKERIASQESRLASLKTFYAVLTPEQKKVFDDSVPGGKHGGHRGGHHGMQEHPKAG
- the dsbD gene encoding protein-disulfide reductase DsbD, yielding MSRFPSSATTRAAPLHQLLIWFATCLLLTMAIFGAGQAHADDEFLDPELAFKFSARMQDPSTVAVTYVIADGYYMYHERFKFEAVGAKLGTPVYPAGKVKFDETFQKNVETFRKTLTITIPVEASGVFTLKATGQGCSDKGLCYAPQDATAQLVGGGGGQSKAPGAGLPSKFALPGAPAVDTAAVNGPQAQASPGVSVLSIPQADITSTPEPVAVAPVAVSAAPAQSEMGKIEAALKGGKLLVIVPLFMLLGLGLAFTPCVLPMVPILSSIIIGDGAKVSRSRGLLLSLTYALGMAIVYTALGVAAGLAGEGLAAQLQNPWVLGFFALLMAGLALSMFGLYELQVPAFLQGKLTSVSNQQSSGRLAGVFVMGAISALIVGPCVAAPLAGALLYISQTRDVVIGGSALFAMAVGMSVPLLLVGVSAGTLLPRAGAWMDAVKRFFGVLQLGVAWWLVSPVLSGAVQMLGWTVLFVGYGMYLLVGKSGAKNAWIAKAFGLVFAVLGAMQLVGVASGGRDPLAPLAHLGGGQVHAQPFTRVKTVAQLDAALAQLNGKPALLDFYADWCVSCIEMEKLTFVDPAVREKMGQAVLLQVDVTANDADDKAMLKRFQLFGPPGIIMFNPQGQEIAQSRVIGFQNASTFLTSLRKLDGK
- the rplQ gene encoding 50S ribosomal protein L17; translation: MRHGHGLRKLNRTSSHRLAMLRNMTVSLLRHEAIKTTLPKAKELRRVVEPILTLGKTDCLANKRLAFNRLRDREMVLKLFAELGPRYANRNGGYVRILKMGFRVGDNAPMAFVELMDRPDTTEAVEVAGE
- the rpoA gene encoding DNA-directed RNA polymerase subunit alpha, with the protein product MQNSLLKPRIIDVEALGAGHAKVVMEPFERGYGHTLGNALRRVLLSSMVGYAPTEVTIAGVVHEYSSLDGVQEDVVDLLLNLKGVVFKVHNRDSVTLTLKKEGEGAILASDIDLPHDVELINPDHVIAHLTAGGKLDMQIKVEKGRGYVPGNVRRLSEDTNKTIGRIILDASFSPVRRVSYFVESARVEQRTDLDKLIINIETNGVISPEEAIRQSARVLVDQLNVFAALEGTEAAAEAPSRAPLVDPILLRPVDDLELTVRSANCLKAENIYYIGDLIQRSENELLKTPNLGRKSLNEIKEVLASRGLTLGMKLENWPPAGLEK
- the rpsD gene encoding 30S ribosomal protein S4 — its product is MARYIGPKAKLSRREGTDLFLKSARRSLDSKCKLDVKPGQHGVKSGARTSDYGNQLREKQKVKRMYGVLERQFRRYFAEADRRKGNTGETLLKLLETRLDNVCYRMGFGSTRAEARQLVSHKAFTVNGIVVNIASYAVKVGDIVAVREKSKKQVRIVEALSLAEQVGMPSWVSVDAKKMEGTFKSLPERNEIANDVNESLIVELYSR